The genomic interval ATTTATAGATCGCCTATTTAATGAAGGAATTTGCTAGTCGCTCCTCCCTTATTTTTCATGGACTGGGCCGAGAATgcacatatttatctatttttgaaCCTGGCTGCTAGAGCTTACTGCTTGTTTTCAGCACAATGCCAATAAAACATATGGCATATcaaattattagttattatttatctCGAATATATGAGTATAATCCATAGCTTCCTGTGATGGATATGGGTCGACTATTAAGTAACAAGAGCATAGTTCCACTATCAACCATTTCCGTACTGaactttttgaaatttgtagAGATTTTAGTGAATTTTCAATTACATAAAAGagaattttcatacaaaaaaatcatttcatcacAAGGATTTAACacttgagtttaattttttatttcttagcATTGGGTGTACGAGAACAGCGTCCCAACTAGTTTCGAGAATGCACAGTCCCTTGataaggagtttcccgcaagtagACTTTAAACAATGTAAGAAAAAAGTTCCTTAATCCGATGGCCTCTAAAGATTATTTTGCACCCAAAAGAAgagattaaaatgattttctatgGTCTAAAAATATACCATAGATTCTCTTTGTTCAACTGTAGAAAACAAGGaacttttttttgtatgttttcaGGGCGATCATGGTATTTACGAGCATCTTCAAAAGAATATATAACTTACATACATACAGAACCAACAGAACATTATGCTTGTCTGTGCTTGTAGATGATACCACACTATCTACCTAGTAATTGCCAAACAAAACCTCAAAGATTTTCTTATACAAAGGGACAAACGCCTTTTATATATGGGTGTAGATGACAATGTCGCTAgttttaacaaattaaaaataaaaaaacaaaacaaaacaaaagacacGAGTAGTACTCAAGTTGGTACAATCGGAAATCTTTGTGACATTTCCCTAAAAACATTAGTATAATTCAAATGGTAATGTTGACCTGGTAACACAAGAAAGTTACTGCAAAATTAAGATCGGAGgcctgaaattaaacataagcTGTGACCTTATTTTCCCAACATTCATATGCTATGGATACAGAAGTTAATGTGAATCTGGCCTTTGTTATGTACATATGGgaccacaaaaataaattacatttccctgaaaaaaataattaacgaTTTAACTGTCGGGATATTACTTCGTTAGTTCCGAGAGAGATAACAATAATTAACGATTTAACTGTCACGGCAGACGTGGAAGAGAGGATTAAACTCGAAGATATTCCTCGAGAGGGACGTGTCGAACAAAATAGAACCAGTATATACCCGGCTCCCTATCTTCCGAAAGAATATCCGATTTCATTCGCCCAGTATTTATCTCCGTCttttcgctctctctctccctacttctctctctctctctctctccatccatCAATCGCGTAGAAGGAACGAAGACTCGGTGTTGTTGTGGGGGGGAGGAAAATAATCTAGTGCGCGGGGCCATGAAGTTCTGGAAGATCCTCAGCAGCCTAATCGGAGAGACCCTGCCGGAGTGGCGGGACAAGTACTTGTCTTACAAGGACCTCAAGAAGTACCTCAACCGCTTCTACCCAAAGGACGACCCCAACAATCCTCCTGCTAAACGGCGCCGTCTGGATTTGGATTTGTACGTCTCGTCGGACGCTCCTGTTTGCCTACCCGAGTTGTCCAAGGACTATTTTCTCAGGCTCTTGGAGGACGAGGTAGAAAAGTTCAACGGCTTCTTCGTCGACAAGGAGGAGGATTACATTATTCGAGTAAAGGtaccttttttttgttctaatttGTTCTCTATAGTGCTTGTTGAATGTTTCTTGTCGGAATATGGGAGATTTGAGCTTGGGGGGTCTTTTTTCATAATTCTTGATTTTCAGAATTACGGAAATGATTGTTTTCGCGTTGTAAACATGACAAGTGAGAAAGTGTGCGTTTCTCCGAAGATGGGAATTCCGAGAAATTGATTGTTTCCTGGTTTCGTGTTTAGAATACATTGATTCATTTCCTAGAAATTCTACCCTGATCCAAGCATCACACTTTCTTGTTTGGCATTTAATTGTACTTGGCACGTTGTTCTTCACACGATTCATGTGGGTCTACCTTCTTGTCCATCTTCGATTCTTTATATATTGAACACGTTAAATTGCTTTGGGGCTTGCCCGTTGGTGATGCAAGGATTTCATATGCATGGGCAAGGGTTCTACACTactattttagaatattatatggGCTTGTGGTTGGGATGCAGGAGCTGCAAGATATGATAACAAAAGCCAAGGATTCAAACGAAGAGTTGATGCAAGTAGGAAGAGAATTGGTGGATTTTCATGGAGAGATGGTTTTGTTGAAGAATTACAGCGCACTTAACTACACAGGTACTCGTTTCTTAGTGCCATATTATTTGAGAGTAAATAAGCGAAGTTTAGTATTTACGAATGCATGCATGGTCATGAAAAACTTGGAATACtggtttttcaaattcttgCGAGGAAAAATGTATTCTTGTAACgatagtaatgaaaaataataataggttAGAATTAACCCAGCAAGCTACTACTAACATATAAAATAGCACGTGTTCTCTGCATATAGTTCAGTAAAGAGATAAACTTGTGAATatgggtgacaatatgtgacacgacccgttaacccaacatgaacacgacacgataaaaacgagttagggtttagccttaacgggttcaggtcaaaataggttgacccgttaagacacgattactTAACGAGTTGATaacaggtcaacccgttttgacccgttataaTCCGTTATGACcttttaataaagttaaaattacaattatacccttatacctaaaaaataaaactgttgagattttaatttcgatatttttattgtttagattgtaattttggacttacagttagttttatattttttatagatattgtgattttaaaatttatataaaaatatgctaaacttaactagatcaaacGGGTTAATTTTGAGTCTGTTCAATcaatttacataaacgggtcaaaacgggttgacacgacacgacccgttatgttaatgggtcgtattaggatttgagattttgacacgataagcttaataGGTCAGGTTagagttgacctatatagtataatatgcACGACATGAACACGaaccgttaacacgatttgacacccctacttGTGAAGCATCATTGGTTACTAGCTTTTGAATCTTTGACCCATGACAATTGCTCCAACATCATTGCCTTGCCATATGTTTTTCTCCTAAAAGTTAGTTTTAATGCATATATTTGAGCAAGATTGATAAAATCTGAATtaacaaaaatgtaaaatcagATGTCATGGaattaaggctacgtttgaGTAGTGAGGTTATATCAGATAaactgtaaatagtagtgaaaaagtaatgataaaatattgaataatagtggaGTGATCTCATATCACTCCACtacccaaacacagcctaaagagagcttttttttttgggagggggagCAATATGTTCCATATATGGAGGGTTAGTATTGATTGCAGGATTTATCAGCTCTCTTTActtctttcttaattttatttgacaACATGGTGTACATTTTCCACACGTTTTAATAAATAACCCTGACATGCTATACACAGGACTGGTAAagatactaaaaaaatatgagaaaaaaagcGGTGCTCCCATTCGGTTGCCTTTTATCCAAAATGTCTCGCAACAACCATTCTCAGCAACTGATATACTTAACAAGCTTGTGAAGGATTGTGAGAGCATGCTGTGTCAAGTTTTCTCCATGAATGACCCGTCGGCTCCACTTGAAGCAACTGATAAGGAAGAAGGGAGCAATTGCGATGCTGCAACCGGAAGTACACAAACTATACTTAAAATTCCCAATGAACTTGAAGAAATCAAGCACATGGAAGGCATGTACCTGAAGCTAACATTATCGGCACTGCATGGCTTAAAGATGATCCGGAGTGAAAGCTCAACAGTGAGCGAGTATTCGTTGCCGCCATTGTAGAACAATACAATGGAGATAAAAAATATACCGATACTTGAACAAGAAGCCATATAGTTTTTTCCCCTTATACCATTAGTTATAGACTATATGACACCACAGTTGTATGCTAAACACCATGGTCTTTATGGTAcattcaatagaaaaatgttattctccATCTCTTAATGTGGCATCAAACGATTGAAAGATAggtaaaaaataacaaatagtttttcaatcatttgataCCACATCAAAGAATTATGAAAAGGGAGGAGTTTAAAGAATgagaatagtatttttcattggATAATCCTTTGGCCctcaattatataaaatttctaaTCTTGGATCCTTGCATCTTTTCTATAGAATGATACTATCATGAGCTTTTGAGTATTAGGAATCTCCCAAGATATAATCCAAACCTGTCAAGGTGCAGCTTGGTAGCTTGGGATGAGCTGTAAATTCAGATATCCTGAGTTCGGTTATGCACTAGGAATTATTCTAGATTACCTAATGCATGGTTCTAGCATATAAGGTTGCGTATTTGGGATTTATTCTCCCGAGATATATGATACTGTCTTGCTGAGGTTTcatgtcattaaaaaaacatcATAATCTAACCCACAGGCTACCGAGTCTTGGGTTACTAAAAGCTGTCTATAATCAGTAGTTGGGCCATGGATGATCTTCTGTACTCGTGATTTTTCCATGTGAAATTGAGTTGAAAAGTAGCAACACAAAGAAATATGTTGACTCGCCAATTCTGTCAATTTATACCTTTCAGCGATGCTTTTAGTTTAGACTGAGCCCAAGAAGTGACGAAAAACATTTAATCAATTTCCTAATTGGCGCAAAAACCCAAATATGGATCTCCAAATAATtcttgcgctctctctctctctctaacacacacacacacacacaaagacaACTTCCTACCATCAACCGAACATTCTCAAAGTCTTCCAAGTTCCTACCTAAACTCTTAGGAACACATGCAAGAACCCAATTCACTTGACATGACCAACCAAAATACCCAACAACCATGACTCACGAATCCTTCATTATAAGAAGACTCATTTTCCTTGGCATTCCAAAGTAGCTATTTATTATAACGCCCCCACAAGCTCTTCAAAACTAAACAGAACTTAGTGTTCGACTCTTCTCCCACCCCACccttatataagaaaaaatgtcCTTGGTAGCAGAAGCACCGGGTTACCTTCAAGTCTTCTCTGATGGATCTGTGGAACGCTTTGCCCCTGAGATTGTTCCAGCCTCACTAGAATCAACTAACGGATACTCGTCTAAAGATGTGATTATTGACTCATCAAAACCAGTTACAGGAAGATTATTTCTTCCAAGTATAGCAAGTACTGGGTCCAAAAATAAGCTTCCTGTTATTGTTTACTTTCATGGTGGTGGCTTTTGCATTGGCTCCACCACATGGGCTGGCTACCATCATTTCCTGGGAGATCTGTCTGCTGCCTCCCAATCCATCGTTCTCTCTGTTGATTACCGTCTAGCTCCCGAAAATCGTCTCCCCATAGCATATGAAGATTGTTATAGCTCTCTGGATTGGCTTGTTCGCCAAGTAGGATCTGAACCATGGCTCGAGCAGGCTGACCTTTCCCGTATGTTTCTGTCTGGGGACAGTGCTGGAGGAAACATTGTGCACCATGTTGCTATCAAATCCATTCAGAACAACAGCTGTCATATTATAAAGATTAAGGGATTATTGCCAATACATCCTTATTTTGGCAGTGAGCAGAGGACTGAGAAAGAGAAGGCCGAAGGAGCAGCAGGAGAGGTTGCAAGCAATGACATGTTTTGGAGACAAAGTATACCAGAAGGCTTGAACCGTGATTATTATGGTTGTAATTTTCAGAAGGCTGAATTATCCGCAGCTGAA from Juglans microcarpa x Juglans regia isolate MS1-56 chromosome 4S, Jm3101_v1.0, whole genome shotgun sequence carries:
- the LOC121263752 gene encoding probable carboxylesterase 17, coding for MSLVAEAPGYLQVFSDGSVERFAPEIVPASLESTNGYSSKDVIIDSSKPVTGRLFLPSIASTGSKNKLPVIVYFHGGGFCIGSTTWAGYHHFLGDLSAASQSIVLSVDYRLAPENRLPIAYEDCYSSLDWLVRQVGSEPWLEQADLSRMFLSGDSAGGNIVHHVAIKSIQNNSCHIIKIKGLLPIHPYFGSEQRTEKEKAEGAAGEVASNDMFWRQSIPEGLNRDYYGCNFQKAELSAAEWSQFPSVVVFVAGLDFLKERGEMYAEFLRTKGVKMTRLVETEGESHVFHVFYPKSEATRLLQQQMIEFMKSS
- the LOC121263753 gene encoding SPX domain-containing protein 2-like — translated: MKFWKILSSLIGETLPEWRDKYLSYKDLKKYLNRFYPKDDPNNPPAKRRRLDLDLYVSSDAPVCLPELSKDYFLRLLEDEVEKFNGFFVDKEEDYIIRVKELQDMITKAKDSNEELMQVGRELVDFHGEMVLLKNYSALNYTGLVKILKKYEKKSGAPIRLPFIQNVSQQPFSATDILNKLVKDCESMLCQVFSMNDPSAPLEATDKEEGSNCDAATGSTQTILKIPNELEEIKHMEGMYLKLTLSALHGLKMIRSESSTVSEYSLPPL